In Haloimpatiens massiliensis, the following are encoded in one genomic region:
- a CDS encoding HipA domain-containing protein produces MLINFDKWEVDEDSPFGSGASEKKWLINPETKQKGIFKFPKGSDIGRPTGEYWAEKLASQLAEVLEIECAKVDIGIFNGRIGSMSYMILNKDEELIEGIQYITNIYNEYNQDKFIDCKTQEPYSINMILKSIKETGLGKDFLTIPIFDALIGNSDRHHSNWGIVRNKINGNIRISPLYDNGSSLCCLINPKDVKNFLKDKMRFESLIFGKSKSMIRWKKINRIRHFELVEHIKEEYYEETVTIINKINDKLSEDKIKEIVYSYEDDIIHPYIKELLYVFLKERRKRIIDIYYGEKEEE; encoded by the coding sequence GTGTTAATCAATTTCGATAAATGGGAAGTGGATGAAGATTCTCCATTCGGTAGCGGAGCCAGTGAGAAAAAATGGCTTATTAATCCTGAAACAAAGCAAAAAGGGATATTTAAGTTTCCTAAAGGTTCAGATATAGGAAGACCTACGGGTGAATATTGGGCTGAAAAACTTGCATCACAATTGGCAGAAGTTTTAGAGATAGAATGCGCTAAAGTAGATATAGGAATATTTAATGGTAGAATAGGTTCTATGAGCTATATGATATTAAATAAAGACGAGGAATTAATAGAAGGTATTCAATACATTACTAATATATATAATGAATATAATCAGGATAAGTTTATTGACTGTAAAACACAAGAACCTTATTCTATAAATATGATACTTAAATCAATTAAGGAAACAGGATTAGGAAAAGATTTTTTAACTATTCCTATATTTGATGCATTAATAGGAAATAGTGATAGGCATCACAGTAATTGGGGTATAGTAAGGAATAAAATAAATGGAAATATAAGAATATCACCATTATATGATAATGGATCATCATTATGTTGTCTTATTAATCCCAAAGATGTTAAGAATTTTTTAAAAGATAAGATGAGATTTGAATCTTTAATTTTTGGCAAATCGAAATCAATGATAAGGTGGAAAAAAATTAATAGAATAAGACATTTTGAATTAGTTGAACATATTAAAGAAGAATACTATGAAGAAACAGTTACTATAATAAATAAAATAAATGATAAATTAAGCGAAGATAAAATTAAAGAGATAGTATATAGTTATGAGGATGATATAATTCATCCATATATAAAAGAATTGCTATATGTTTTTCTAAAGGAAAGAAGAAAAAGAATTATAGATATATATTATGGTGAAAAGGAGGAAGAGTAG
- a CDS encoding HIRAN domain-containing protein, with product MSRISNRDYIYLIWKDYKTRRRYVIGELSKNGKYQFNYRIEDVNKAIENGFEPLVAFPDINDVYESHEMFPAFSSRLPDKRRKDVKEILAKYQLEKYDTFELLKKSGGKLPTDSLEFIDPIFLDENNIERDFYIAGVRHYDYCDKKIKHERFILEINEKLILERECNNSHDKYAVKVMNKENKVIGYIPVFFSKEISEAIKNNRKISCVVINKECSDTCEECIKVRIIIV from the coding sequence GTGAGTAGAATTAGTAATAGAGATTATATTTATTTAATTTGGAAAGATTATAAGACTAGACGGAGATATGTAATTGGAGAATTATCAAAGAATGGCAAATACCAATTTAATTATAGAATTGAAGATGTAAATAAGGCAATTGAAAATGGATTCGAACCATTAGTAGCATTTCCAGATATAAATGATGTTTATGAGAGTCATGAAATGTTTCCTGCATTTTCAAGCAGATTACCGGATAAGAGAAGAAAAGATGTAAAAGAAATATTAGCAAAGTATCAGTTAGAGAAGTATGATACATTTGAACTCTTAAAAAAAAGTGGTGGAAAACTGCCGACAGACAGCTTAGAATTTATAGATCCGATATTTTTAGATGAGAATAATATTGAAAGAGATTTTTATATAGCAGGAGTTAGACATTATGATTATTGTGATAAAAAAATTAAACATGAAAGGTTTATATTAGAAATTAATGAGAAACTTATATTAGAAAGAGAATGTAATAATAGCCATGATAAATATGCAGTAAAAGTTATGAATAAAGAAAATAAAGTTATTGGGTATATACCAGTTTTTTTTAGTAAAGAAATAAGTGAAGCAATTAAAAATAATAGAAAAATTAGTTGTGTTGTAATTAATAAAGAATGTAGTGATACTTGTGAAGAGTGTATAAAGGTTAGAATAATTATTGTTTAA
- the pglZ gene encoding BREX-1 system phosphatase PglZ type A: MNLQEIRNFLKGLFSKPLSDGRKRHIVFWYDSNEDFTQDIDDFDVENVKVIKLTNNNAFWAKYYIEKEDTTSNILVYSNMEKPRTSEDWLYDIFCYSEEFSTDRATVIMRELNVSDGLLKQEFKLYNTFFKNKERISAFKNLNIQDYTKEKVHIGILAVLTKVKIIDIEEILKAILKEYLDGGNKIYEDIRKFGDLDSLWDLIVKYYGYGFEEKSLERFMAMLLITNMNETIKFQLPKQYTPYISTKTTNCIVFINHFMNNSRDGEYYDKMQEFIGDKLKIDNLLEKNDSDTFINCDIFEEMDKVVLKRITSLLKDEVEEYSKYLSLINIRRTMYFYRKYENEYKGIKWAINLLSKKKDLGSKIKTEVSYDMFKSYVKEYYFIDKAYRKFYYYYDNCIEKDELNDLKERIGNVYNNWYLQELSIKWFNSLEKGINWRIDGLKYQDNFYREFIKYGKERVFVIISDGLRYESAEELASKLTNERKGKVEIKSIQGVVPSYTKLGMASLLPNNSIDINDKYGVLVNGISTNGTENRNTILKMENPNSLAITYDKVIDMKDAEIRKAFAGLEVVYIYHNTIDARGDHASTEREVFAATELAFNEIIALVNKLVNRVSAASIIITTDHGYLYKRSSIEESNKIYGVKFDDGEDSRRFILTTNDNKVEGTVSFSMDYLLGEGSNKKVITPRGTSRFKVQGAGANYVHGGAMLQEIVVPVIKFKNDRSTSSANDIRKANISLTSVTRKVTNIITYLEFFQEEKIQDKVISQRIKCYFEDESGNRISNENIIIGDSRSENPLERTYKEKFVLKSMEYDKTKQYFLVMQDDENDNGMYERISFIIDIAIVDEFGF, translated from the coding sequence ATGAACTTACAAGAAATAAGAAATTTTCTAAAAGGACTATTTTCTAAGCCATTAAGTGATGGCAGGAAGCGTCATATTGTATTTTGGTATGATAGTAATGAAGATTTCACGCAAGATATAGATGACTTTGATGTAGAAAATGTTAAGGTTATTAAATTAACCAATAATAACGCATTTTGGGCGAAATATTATATAGAAAAGGAAGATACAACGAGTAATATACTTGTGTATTCAAATATGGAAAAGCCAAGAACTTCTGAAGATTGGCTTTACGATATTTTTTGTTATAGTGAGGAATTTTCTACTGATAGAGCAACTGTAATTATGAGGGAATTAAATGTTAGTGATGGTTTATTAAAACAAGAGTTTAAACTCTATAATACTTTCTTTAAAAATAAAGAAAGAATATCAGCCTTTAAAAATTTAAATATACAAGATTATACTAAAGAAAAAGTTCACATAGGTATCCTTGCGGTTTTAACTAAGGTTAAAATTATTGATATAGAGGAAATATTAAAGGCTATATTAAAGGAGTATTTAGATGGTGGTAATAAAATATATGAGGACATAAGGAAATTTGGTGATTTAGATTCATTATGGGATTTAATAGTTAAGTATTATGGCTATGGATTTGAAGAAAAGAGTTTAGAAAGATTTATGGCTATGCTTTTAATTACTAATATGAATGAAACAATTAAGTTTCAGTTGCCAAAGCAATATACTCCGTATATATCCACTAAAACAACTAATTGCATAGTGTTTATAAACCACTTTATGAATAATAGTAGAGATGGAGAATATTATGACAAAATGCAAGAATTTATAGGAGATAAGTTAAAGATAGATAATTTGTTGGAAAAAAATGATTCAGATACATTTATTAACTGTGATATTTTTGAGGAAATGGATAAGGTAGTTCTTAAAAGAATCACTTCTCTATTAAAAGATGAAGTGGAGGAGTATAGTAAGTATTTAAGTCTTATTAATATAAGAAGAACTATGTATTTTTATAGAAAGTATGAAAATGAATATAAAGGGATAAAATGGGCTATAAATTTATTAAGTAAGAAGAAAGATTTAGGTTCTAAAATTAAAACAGAAGTCTCTTATGATATGTTTAAGTCTTATGTGAAGGAGTATTATTTTATAGATAAAGCTTACAGAAAGTTTTATTATTACTATGATAATTGTATAGAAAAAGATGAATTAAATGATTTAAAAGAAAGAATAGGAAATGTATATAATAATTGGTATTTACAAGAGTTATCTATTAAGTGGTTTAATTCATTAGAAAAAGGAATTAATTGGAGAATTGATGGATTAAAATATCAAGATAATTTCTATAGGGAATTTATTAAGTATGGAAAAGAAAGAGTTTTTGTAATAATATCTGATGGATTAAGGTATGAGAGCGCTGAAGAACTTGCAAGTAAGCTTACTAATGAAAGAAAAGGTAAGGTGGAAATTAAATCTATACAAGGAGTAGTGCCTTCATATACAAAACTGGGTATGGCATCATTACTTCCAAATAATAGTATAGATATTAATGATAAATATGGTGTATTGGTAAATGGAATTAGTACAAATGGAACTGAAAATAGAAATACTATTTTAAAGATGGAAAATCCTAATTCCTTAGCAATTACTTATGATAAGGTTATAGATATGAAAGATGCTGAAATCAGAAAAGCATTTGCAGGACTTGAGGTAGTTTATATATATCATAATACTATAGATGCTAGGGGAGACCATGCATCTACAGAAAGAGAAGTATTTGCAGCGACGGAACTTGCATTTAATGAAATTATTGCCCTGGTAAATAAATTAGTAAATAGAGTAAGTGCAGCAAGTATAATTATTACAACAGATCATGGATATCTGTATAAGAGAAGCAGCATAGAAGAAAGTAATAAGATATATGGAGTTAAGTTCGATGATGGAGAAGATAGCAGAAGGTTTATATTGACCACTAATGATAATAAAGTAGAGGGTACTGTATCTTTTAGTATGGATTATTTATTAGGAGAAGGTTCTAATAAAAAAGTTATTACACCAAGAGGAACTTCTAGATTTAAAGTACAAGGGGCAGGTGCTAACTATGTTCATGGTGGAGCAATGCTTCAAGAGATTGTAGTACCAGTAATTAAGTTTAAAAATGATAGAAGTACATCATCAGCAAATGATATAAGAAAGGCTAATATATCATTAACAAGTGTAACAAGAAAGGTAACTAATATAATAACTTATCTTGAATTCTTCCAAGAAGAAAAGATTCAAGATAAGGTTATATCACAAAGAATTAAATGTTATTTTGAAGATGAATCAGGAAATAGAATATCTAATGAGAATATTATAATTGGAGATTCAAGGTCAGAAAATCCATTAGAAAGAACTTATAAAGAGAAATTTGTTTTAAAAAGTATGGAATATGATAAGACAAAGCAGTATTTTTTAGTTATGCAGGATGATGAAAATGACAATGGTATGTATGAAAGAATATCATTTATCATTGATATTGCTATAGTTGATGAATTTGGATTTTAA
- the pglX gene encoding BREX-1 system adenine-specific DNA-methyltransferase PglX, translated as MDKNKIKSFAAWARRKLISSVSERANRIGVAENKIQDAVAVQGGFKLEGNNEIFKLSKDNRDKLVREVNEKGFEQVMEEVAYTWFNRFMGLRYMEVNEYLPTGIRVLSSQLDGKTEPDALSKVYNIIEELSLDIKKVDNLISDTDENGNEKTSKQKQNDIRELYKYILVRQCNELGNIIPQMFEKISDYTELLLPDNLLEEGSVIRKMVEDIEEEDWKEEVEIIGWMYQYYISEKKDEVFAALKKNVKITKENIPAATQLFTPKWIVKYMVENSLGRLWLEGHPNEELQKQWKYYLEEAEQESEVEEELKKIREEHSKLKPEDIKVLDPCMGSGHILVYAFDVLYKIYETAGYSEREIPRLILQNNLYGLDIDDRAAQLASFALIMKARHYNRRLFREIEREHLELNLCSIQESNLIRGQWTECNCRLGEITDYFCSINGVLNEQLKNGFEYLVNTFVNAKEYGSILEVEKVNFEALKERLKEIEREENFIFGDYRKVILDKLPKIIKQAEIMSRKYEVCVTNPPYMGNGGMRESLSNFIKMNYPNSKSDLFAVFIEKGFDMVKKNGFSCMVTMQSWMFLSSFQKMREMILVNRTIMTLLHMDNMVMGIAFGTSATVFRNSKIYDYKGKYNFISISNIGIDNTPMEFPSSEKRNTVTKSRTFMDIPGSPIAYWASEKLREAFKNKLFFDFSISEGKNVTGNNERFLRHIWEVNNRSIGLNQKWLLYAKGGVYRKWYGNFEYIIDWSDKARKHYRKDKVARIIPEYLWHKIGISWTYATSGLPSFRVLPKNATFDSGGLSIFLKNDDEINYFLGLFNSKVFLEFQSILNQTVNLFIQDVRNIPIANGEIYFNRIVDIVGKNINISIHEWNLFEISLDFKVHPLLKLLDRNEQNKLESVFTTWKTECEENFKQLKHNEEELNRIFIDIYGLQDELTPEVEDKDITIRKADRERDIKSFISYAVGCMLGRYSIDSEGLIYAGGEFKDKWDLEEKKVRKIEKNDDGNIISDSWVDATFMPDADNVLPITEDEYFEDDIVSRFIDFVRTVYSEETLEENLDFIADSIGRKPSETARQVIRRYFIKDFYKDHLKVYKKRPIYWMFESGKNDGFKALVYMHRYNEQTVARVRTDYLHTLQRKYEAEIQRQQLIVNSEEYTAKDRRDAKKKIDRIVKQIEECREYDQVVAHLANERISIDLDDGVKVNYAKFQGVKVINSKGKEVKMDLLAKI; from the coding sequence ATGGATAAGAACAAAATAAAATCCTTTGCGGCATGGGCTAGAAGAAAACTTATAAGTTCAGTTAGTGAACGAGCCAATAGAATAGGTGTTGCTGAAAATAAAATTCAAGATGCAGTAGCAGTTCAAGGTGGATTTAAATTAGAAGGTAATAATGAGATATTTAAACTTTCTAAAGATAATAGAGATAAATTGGTGAGAGAAGTTAATGAAAAAGGTTTTGAACAAGTAATGGAAGAAGTAGCTTATACTTGGTTCAATAGATTTATGGGGCTTAGATATATGGAAGTTAATGAATATCTTCCAACAGGTATAAGAGTGCTTTCATCACAGTTAGATGGAAAAACTGAACCTGATGCATTGTCAAAGGTGTATAACATTATAGAAGAATTATCATTAGACATTAAAAAAGTTGATAATTTAATATCAGATACAGATGAAAATGGAAATGAAAAAACATCCAAACAAAAACAAAATGATATAAGAGAATTGTATAAATATATATTAGTAAGACAGTGTAACGAATTAGGTAATATAATACCTCAAATGTTTGAAAAGATAAGTGATTATACGGAATTATTGCTACCAGACAACCTTTTAGAGGAGGGTTCTGTAATAAGAAAAATGGTAGAAGATATAGAGGAAGAGGACTGGAAAGAAGAAGTAGAAATAATAGGTTGGATGTATCAATACTACATATCAGAAAAGAAAGATGAAGTATTTGCAGCATTAAAGAAGAATGTAAAAATAACAAAAGAAAATATTCCAGCAGCAACACAATTATTTACTCCAAAATGGATAGTTAAATATATGGTAGAAAATTCACTAGGTAGACTATGGCTAGAAGGGCATCCAAATGAGGAACTTCAAAAACAGTGGAAATACTACCTAGAAGAAGCCGAGCAAGAGTCAGAAGTAGAAGAAGAATTAAAGAAAATAAGAGAAGAACACAGCAAACTAAAACCAGAAGATATAAAGGTACTAGATCCATGTATGGGATCAGGACATATTTTAGTTTATGCCTTTGATGTATTATATAAAATCTATGAAACAGCAGGGTATTCCGAAAGAGAAATACCTAGATTAATATTACAAAATAATCTATATGGATTAGATATAGATGATAGAGCAGCACAATTAGCATCATTTGCTTTAATAATGAAGGCTAGGCATTATAATAGAAGATTGTTTAGGGAGATAGAAAGAGAGCATTTAGAGTTGAATTTATGTTCAATACAAGAGAGTAATTTAATCAGAGGACAATGGACAGAGTGCAATTGCCGTTTGGGAGAAATAACTGATTATTTTTGTAGTATAAATGGAGTTTTAAATGAGCAACTCAAAAATGGTTTTGAATATTTAGTAAATACATTTGTTAATGCAAAGGAATATGGTTCTATACTAGAAGTTGAAAAAGTAAATTTTGAAGCATTAAAAGAAAGATTAAAAGAAATAGAACGAGAAGAAAACTTTATTTTTGGTGATTATAGAAAAGTGATTTTAGATAAACTTCCTAAGATAATTAAACAAGCAGAGATAATGAGTAGGAAGTATGAGGTTTGTGTAACTAATCCACCTTATATGGGAAATGGAGGAATGAGAGAGAGTTTATCTAATTTTATAAAAATGAATTATCCTAATAGTAAGAGTGATCTATTTGCAGTTTTTATTGAAAAAGGTTTTGATATGGTTAAGAAGAACGGTTTTAGTTGCATGGTTACAATGCAGTCATGGATGTTTTTATCATCGTTTCAAAAAATGAGAGAAATGATTTTAGTTAATAGAACAATTATGACTTTATTACATATGGATAATATGGTTATGGGTATAGCATTCGGAACATCCGCAACTGTTTTTAGAAATTCTAAAATTTATGATTACAAAGGAAAGTATAATTTTATAAGTATATCAAACATTGGTATAGACAATACTCCAATGGAGTTTCCTTCATCGGAAAAGAGGAATACAGTTACAAAATCAAGAACTTTTATGGATATTCCAGGATCACCTATTGCATATTGGGCAAGTGAAAAGCTAAGAGAAGCTTTTAAAAATAAATTATTTTTTGATTTTTCTATTTCAGAAGGTAAAAACGTAACGGGGAATAATGAAAGGTTCCTTAGACATATATGGGAAGTAAATAATAGAAGCATAGGATTAAATCAAAAATGGTTATTATATGCAAAGGGTGGGGTTTATAGAAAATGGTATGGAAATTTTGAATATATTATTGATTGGTCAGATAAAGCAAGAAAACATTATAGGAAAGATAAAGTTGCTAGAATAATTCCTGAATATCTTTGGCACAAAATAGGTATATCGTGGACATATGCAACTTCAGGATTGCCAAGTTTTAGAGTGTTGCCTAAAAATGCAACTTTTGATAGTGGTGGTTTATCAATATTTCTTAAAAATGATGATGAAATAAATTACTTTTTAGGGTTATTTAATAGTAAAGTATTTTTGGAATTTCAAAGTATATTAAATCAAACTGTTAACTTATTCATACAAGATGTACGAAATATTCCAATAGCTAATGGTGAGATATACTTTAATCGTATAGTTGATATTGTTGGAAAAAATATCAATATTTCAATTCATGAATGGAATTTATTTGAGATATCATTAGATTTTAAAGTTCATCCATTACTAAAGTTATTAGATAGAAATGAACAAAATAAATTAGAATCAGTATTTACTACATGGAAAACTGAATGTGAAGAAAACTTTAAGCAGTTAAAGCATAATGAAGAAGAATTAAATAGGATATTCATTGATATTTACGGTTTACAAGATGAATTAACTCCAGAGGTTGAGGATAAGGACATAACTATTAGAAAAGCGGATAGAGAAAGAGATATTAAATCCTTTATTTCTTATGCTGTTGGGTGCATGCTAGGTAGATATTCTATTGATTCAGAAGGGCTTATTTATGCTGGTGGAGAGTTTAAGGATAAGTGGGATTTAGAAGAAAAGAAAGTTAGAAAAATAGAAAAAAATGATGATGGTAATATTATATCAGATTCATGGGTTGATGCTACTTTTATGCCTGATGCTGATAATGTCCTTCCTATCACAGAGGACGAATATTTTGAGGATGATATAGTTTCAAGATTTATTGATTTTGTTAGAACTGTATATAGTGAGGAAACTTTAGAAGAAAACTTAGATTTCATTGCTGATTCCATTGGGAGAAAGCCTTCTGAAACCGCTAGACAGGTAATTAGAAGATACTTTATTAAAGATTTTTATAAGGATCACTTAAAGGTTTATAAAAAGAGACCTATTTATTGGATGTTTGAGTCTGGTAAGAATGATGGATTTAAGGCTTTAGTTTATATGCATAGATACAATGAACAAACTGTTGCAAGGGTTAGAACGGATTATCTTCATACATTGCAAAGAAAATATGAAGCAGAAATACAAAGACAGCAATTAATAGTAAATTCGGAAGAGTATACTGCAAAAGATAGAAGAGACGCTAAAAAGAAGATAGATAGAATAGTAAAACAAATAGAAGAGTGTAGAGAGTATGATCAAGTAGTGGCACATTTAGCTAATGAAAGAATATCTATTGATTTAGATGATGGTGTTAAAGTTAATTATGCTAAATTTCAAGGAGTTAAGGTAATTAATTCTAAAGGTAAAGAAGTTAAGATGGATTTATTAGCAAAGATATAA